The window ACCGAGTTTGTGCTGGTGGGTTTCTCCAACCTCCCACACCTGAGATATACCCTCTTCGGGCTCTTCTTCCTCACATACCTGGTCACGCTCAGTGgcaacatcaccatcatcaccatcatccagGTAGATCGGACCCTTCACACGCCCATGTACCGCTTCCTGGCGGTGCTGTCCCTCTCCGAGACCTCCTACACGCTGGTCACTATCCCCAACATGCTGGCCCATCTGCTCATGGAGAGCCAGGCCATCTCCATCCCTGGCTGTCGGGCTCAGATGTTCTTCTTCCTGGGCCTGGGATGTAGCCACTGCTTCCTCCTTACCCTGATGggctatgaccgctatgtggccatctgccaccCCCTGCGGTACTCGGTGATCATGAGACCCACAGTGTGTCTCCGCCTGGGAGCCCTGGTTTTCTGCTCCGGCTTCTCGGTGGCCTCGATTGAGACCAGCATGATCTTCTCCTCGCCTTTCTGCGGCAGCAACCGCGTGGAGCACTTCTTCTGTGACATCGCGCCGGTCCTGAAGCTCAGCTGCTCCGAGAGCGCTGGCAAAGCACTGGCCATCTTCTTCCTGAGCGTCCTCGTGGTGCTGgtctccttcctcctcatcctcctgtCCTACGCCTTCATCGTGGCCGCCATCGTGAGGATCCCCTCCGCCGCCGGCCGGCGCAAGGCCTTCTCCAC is drawn from Mustela nigripes isolate SB6536 unplaced genomic scaffold, MUSNIG.SB6536 HiC_scaffold_9697, whole genome shotgun sequence and contains these coding sequences:
- the LOC132009260 gene encoding olfactory receptor 10T2-like, encoding MATKLSHSTYSVLSSQAPEKQQENATWLVTEFVLVGFSNLPHLRYTLFGLFFLTYLVTLSGNITIITIIQVDRTLHTPMYRFLAVLSLSETSYTLVTIPNMLAHLLMESQAISIPGCRAQMFFFLGLGCSHCFLLTLMGYDRYVAICHPLRYSVIMRPTVCLRLGALVFCSGFSVASIETSMIFSSPFCGSNRVEHFFCDIAPVLKLSCSESAGKALAIFFLSVLVVLVSFLLILLSYAFIVAAIVRIPSAAGRRKAFSTCAAHLTVVIVHFGCASIIYLRPQSGGRPEQDRLVAVFYTVVTPLLNPVVYTLRNKEVQVALRRTLGRSRGVFQ